A genomic segment from Lytechinus variegatus isolate NC3 chromosome 10, Lvar_3.0, whole genome shotgun sequence encodes:
- the LOC121423139 gene encoding uncharacterized protein LOC121423139: MLLGERVFYEEKYKMDESNDGKSYTSPDALADDVKKPSPDQRAKLKYSTEAFTIENGTCCMNNVAQFMMTGWSTVLIAMETSTNSRMYVSSLVFNLFTWVLTVIMIIMIIIRRRTCAGKVLRQVEEEWPEERMNKTKRLQRISFRLSMMLVALHIISMVVTSVHISGVVENKSRNTCALTGTESHTHDTGEHLSNSTTDT, translated from the exons ATGTTATTGGGAGAAAGAGTTTTTTACGAGGAGAAATACAAGATGGACGAGAGTAATGATGG TAAAAGCTATACTTCACCGGATGCATTGGCG GACGATGTCAAAAAGCCGTCACCTGACCAACGAGCCAAGCTGAAATACTCTACCGAAGCCTTCACGATCGAAAACGGTACATGCTGCATGAATAACGTAGCCCAGTTCATGATGACCGGCTGGTCGACGGTACTCATTGCCATGGAGACCAGTACAAACAGTAGGATGTATGTTTCATCTCTCGTCTTCAATCTCTTCACCTGGGTGTTGACCGTcataatgatcatcatgattatcattaggAGAAGGACCTGTGCGGGAAAG GTACTCCGGCAAGTGGAGGAGGAGTGGCCAGAAGAAAGGATGAATAAAACTAAGAGGCTGCAAAGGATATCTTTCCGTCTCAGTATGATGCTAGTTGCCCTTCATATCATTTCCATGGTTGTCACATCAGTGCATATCAGTGGCGTAGTGGAGAACAAATCAAGGAATACGTGTGCACTTACAGGGACCGAATCTCATACACATGATACTGGAGAACATCTTTCAAACAGCACAACAGACACGTAA